From a region of the Takifugu flavidus isolate HTHZ2018 chromosome 20, ASM371156v2, whole genome shotgun sequence genome:
- the barhl1b gene encoding barH-like homeobox 1b yields the protein MDASANGSSFGIDSLLSHRPGSPVSKGDSLTGECRSPLEFSPRSDVESGCSSPPSPRRECVEEVAQRQGHGIGLPAHLQHAQISAGSQQRTVTSSFLIRDILADCKPLAACAPYSSNGQPTQEAGRLASKIADDFMEKIHSNSSSDSEYKVKEEGDREISSSRDSPQVRLKKPRKARTAFTDHQLAQLERSFERQKYLSVQDRMELAASLNLTDTQVKTWYQNRRTKWKRQTAVGLELLAETGNYAALQRMFPSPYFYPQSLVSNLDPGAALYLYRGPSAPPPALQRPLVPRILLHGLQGGSDPPPPPPPPLPPMSGGLSRPSQR from the exons ATGGATGCGTCCGCCAACGGTTCCAGTTTTGGCATCGACTCGCTGCTGTCTCACCGGCCTGGAAGTCCAGTGTCCAAAGGGGACAGTCTTACGGGGGAGTGCCGCTCGCCTCTGGAGTTCAGCCCGAGATCAGACGTGGAGAGCGGCTGTTCGTCGCCTCCGTCGCCAAGGAGAGAGTGCGTGGAGGAAGTGGCCCAGAGACAGGGTCACGGCATCGGCCTGCCAGCGCACCTGCAACACGCACAGATATCGGCGGGGTCCCAGCAGAGGACCGTGACCTCGTCGTTCCTCATTAGAGATATTCTTGCGGACTGTAAGCCCCTGGCCGCCTGCGCGCCCTATTCCAGCAATGGACAACCGACCcaggaggcaggcaggctggCCTCGAAGATAGCCGACGACTTTATGGAGAAGATCCACAGCAATTCGTCGTCAGACAGTGAATATAAAG TaaaagaggagggggacagggagatctccagcagcagagacagtcCGCAGGTCCGGCTCAAGAAGCCCAGGAAGGCCCGGACGGCCTTTACAGACCATCAACTGGCGCAACTAGAGCGCAGCTTCGAGCGCCAGAAGTACCTAAGCGTCCAGGACCGTATGGAACTGGCGGCTTCCCTCAACCTCACTGACACGCAGGTCAAGACCTGGTACCAGAACCGGAG GACAAAGTGGAAGAGACAGACAGCAgtggggctggagctgctggcggAAACTGGGAATTACGCGGCCCTGCAGAGGATGTTCCCGTCCCCTTACTTCTATCCGCAGAGCCTGGTGTCGAACCTCGATCCCGGCGCGGCTCTCTACCTCTACAGGGGGCCCTCCGCGCCCCCGCCGGCCTTGCAGAGACCCCTGGTCCCGCGGATCCTGCTGCACGGGCTGCAGGGGGGCAGCGATCCTCCCCCGCCACCACCCCCGCCTCTGCCTCCCATGTCGGGCGGGCTTTCCCGGCCCTCCCAGCGGTGA